One Streptococcus sp. DTU_2020_1001019_1_SI_AUS_MUR_006 DNA window includes the following coding sequences:
- a CDS encoding N-acetylmuramoyl-L-alanine amidase: protein MKKTLLASAITLSVFGLTSNLSYAEENQAQSTPVETTHSETSTDKVEKNSLPAKETEPSTEANANQTTNPAKKEEDKAPEVQKDGWVFEENIWRFYENNAPVLNWKKIHGKWYYFNKDGIMLNDTIFDGYILTSSGAMVDSGWSKLQDKWYYANAYGKISQQKWEKIGGVWYYFDKDGVMLSNTIFDGYLITNSGAMAESAWVKQDGQWYYALASGKLIKNNWEKIGGSWYYFDKDGIMLSNTIFNGYLLSNSGAMAERSWVYLEGKWYFAQTSGRPTQEKWEKVGSAWYYFNKDGIMANNQWIGSYYLKDSGAMAEKEWIFDKNYNSWFYLKSGGAYAAREWIGSYYLKSGGYMAKSEWIFDNYYNAWYYLKENGVYVTGTQKINGQTHLFQSNGKWIAEIPESRGFEKGKYTKTVFLDPGHGGKDPGAVYYNTQEKDLTMQIYQKLRKELQGLGYTVLSSRDSDVYVDFVTERSKMVNKTDSDMFISIHFNASGNPASGRSGIQTYSYEEDSGYRAKINPYWHNHPDRISESNRLAADIHSSLLAETGAKDAGLLQSSFAVLRETDKPAVLLELGYIDNFNENQQVRSDAYQNRLVAGIVKGIQKYYAGQ from the coding sequence GTGAAAAAAACGCTCTTGGCAAGTGCCATTACGCTTTCAGTATTTGGTCTAACAAGCAACCTTAGCTATGCTGAGGAAAACCAAGCACAGTCTACCCCAGTAGAAACAACACACAGTGAAACCTCTACTGACAAAGTGGAGAAAAACAGTCTCCCAGCCAAGGAAACTGAACCTTCAACTGAGGCAAATGCCAATCAAACAACAAATCCAGCTAAGAAAGAAGAAGACAAGGCTCCTGAAGTCCAAAAAGATGGTTGGGTATTCGAGGAAAATATCTGGCGCTTCTATGAAAATAATGCCCCTGTTCTAAACTGGAAAAAAATCCACGGGAAATGGTACTACTTCAACAAAGATGGAATCATGTTGAACGATACTATTTTTGATGGATATATCCTGACTAGTAGCGGGGCTATGGTCGATTCTGGTTGGAGTAAACTCCAAGATAAATGGTATTACGCTAACGCTTATGGAAAAATTTCTCAACAAAAATGGGAAAAAATCGGTGGTGTCTGGTATTACTTTGACAAAGACGGTGTCATGCTCAGCAACACAATTTTTGACGGCTATCTGATAACGAATAGTGGAGCCATGGCTGAGAGTGCTTGGGTAAAACAAGATGGACAATGGTACTATGCCCTGGCTTCTGGGAAATTAATCAAAAATAATTGGGAGAAAATTGGCGGCTCTTGGTACTACTTTGACAAAGATGGTATCATGCTAAGTAATACAATTTTTAACGGATACCTTCTCTCTAATAGTGGAGCTATGGCTGAAAGGTCCTGGGTTTATTTAGAAGGAAAATGGTACTTTGCCCAAACATCTGGTCGTCCAACTCAAGAGAAATGGGAAAAAGTCGGTAGCGCGTGGTACTATTTTAACAAAGATGGTATTATGGCCAATAACCAATGGATTGGTAGCTACTATCTCAAAGATAGTGGAGCTATGGCCGAAAAAGAATGGATTTTCGATAAAAACTATAATAGCTGGTTCTACTTGAAATCTGGTGGAGCTTATGCAGCGCGTGAATGGATTGGCTCTTACTACCTCAAGTCAGGTGGTTACATGGCAAAAAGTGAATGGATATTTGATAACTACTATAATGCTTGGTATTACCTGAAAGAAAATGGCGTCTACGTTACTGGAACTCAGAAAATAAACGGTCAAACTCATTTATTCCAGAGTAACGGAAAATGGATTGCTGAAATTCCAGAAAGTCGTGGATTTGAAAAAGGGAAATACACAAAAACTGTTTTCTTAGATCCAGGTCACGGTGGAAAAGACCCTGGTGCTGTTTATTATAACACTCAGGAAAAAGACCTAACCATGCAAATTTATCAAAAACTACGTAAGGAACTCCAGGGTCTTGGTTATACCGTTCTTTCTTCGAGAGATAGTGATGTCTATGTCGACTTTGTCACTGAACGTTCAAAAATGGTTAACAAAACGGACTCAGACATGTTCATCAGTATTCACTTCAATGCAAGCGGAAATCCTGCTTCAGGGAGATCTGGTATTCAAACTTACTCTTACGAAGAAGACAGTGGCTATCGTGCTAAGATCAATCCGTACTGGCATAACCATCCTGATCGAATCAGCGAAAGCAATCGCCTTGCTGCAGATATTCACTCTTCACTATTAGCTGAAACTGGTGCTAAGGATGCAGGACTCCTACAAAGTAGTTTTGCTGTCCTTCGAGAAACTGATAAACCAGCTGTTCTATTGGAATTGGGCTATATTGACAATTTCAATGAGAATCAACAAGTCCGCAGTGATGCCTACCAAAATAGATTGGTTGCAGGTATCGTTAAGGGGATTCAAAAATATTACGCAGGTCAATAA
- a CDS encoding DUF3397 domain-containing protein: MILMKLASILLLVLTLALAIILSRLFKLKKRGINAADLAFPFLIFEYYLITAKMFTHNQLPVLGIALSILAIVLVFFFLNKRRSFYYPKFIKFFWRAGFLLTLLIYIIMIVQIFVMK; this comes from the coding sequence ATGATTTTAATGAAACTTGCTTCCATCTTGCTTTTGGTACTAACCTTAGCTCTGGCGATTATTTTAAGCAGACTCTTTAAGTTAAAGAAAAGGGGCATCAATGCTGCTGATTTAGCTTTTCCTTTTCTAATATTTGAATATTATTTGATTACGGCTAAGATGTTTACACACAATCAACTTCCCGTATTGGGAATAGCCTTATCAATACTAGCAATTGTGTTAGTCTTTTTCTTCTTAAACAAAAGACGTAGCTTTTATTATCCAAAATTTATTAAATTCTTTTGGCGAGCTGGATTTTTACTAACACTGCTCATCTATATCATCATGATTGTTCAAATTTTCGTGATGAAATAG
- a CDS encoding dicarboxylate/amino acid:cation symporter, with translation MKLVTLWSKLSLGIQLLVALVLGVIAAVIWPQFAGFYQFLGQAFIKLINMVIIPLIFPTIVVAVAGVIGKKSFGKILTKSLVYFFVVTTAITLLFVFASYYLGFGQGVNIGQTGGNLDGIANNVKFSEFLLGFIPSNIVKSLSEGALLPIIVFAIFLGYGIGNLKSEKSQKIIQGFQIWIEAIYKIVTVIVKLSPIGIFGFIAKDVATTGLDKLIGLGQFVIGTYLAYAVLVLLIFPLIALFFKVPYLSAFRENWSLLTLAFVTGSSSVVLPSLLKDLKKQGHDEHTIDLVVPLGYTFNLEGAAVYFSVATIFIAHAYGIQFSLSSLLFTVLLLTLIGKTAATVPSGAIVVLLAAAPQLGLPVEGVALIFAVDFFVNAGRTMINVLGQILTVSVIEKTEGYILEEEKESQLSVSFS, from the coding sequence ATGAAATTAGTTACGTTATGGTCAAAACTCTCACTTGGTATCCAATTATTGGTGGCTTTGGTCTTGGGTGTGATTGCTGCAGTCATCTGGCCACAATTTGCAGGCTTTTATCAATTTTTAGGTCAAGCCTTTATTAAATTGATCAATATGGTTATCATTCCTTTAATCTTCCCAACTATCGTTGTTGCGGTAGCTGGTGTTATCGGGAAAAAATCTTTTGGGAAAATCTTGACCAAGAGTTTGGTTTACTTTTTCGTAGTAACAACTGCTATTACTCTTTTGTTTGTATTTGCTAGTTACTATTTAGGATTTGGTCAAGGAGTGAATATCGGTCAAACTGGTGGTAACCTTGATGGAATTGCCAATAATGTAAAATTTAGCGAATTTTTGCTTGGTTTTATTCCATCAAATATCGTCAAGTCTCTTTCAGAAGGTGCCCTCTTGCCAATTATCGTGTTTGCCATCTTTCTTGGTTACGGAATTGGTAATCTTAAATCAGAGAAATCTCAGAAAATTATCCAAGGTTTCCAAATCTGGATTGAGGCCATCTACAAGATTGTTACAGTGATCGTCAAACTTTCACCGATTGGAATTTTTGGATTTATCGCCAAAGATGTTGCAACTACTGGCCTTGATAAATTGATTGGGCTTGGTCAATTTGTAATCGGAACTTACTTGGCTTATGCTGTATTGGTTCTCCTAATTTTCCCTTTGATTGCTCTATTCTTTAAAGTACCATATTTGTCAGCCTTTCGTGAAAATTGGAGTCTCTTGACTCTGGCCTTTGTTACTGGTAGTTCTAGTGTTGTCTTGCCATCACTTCTTAAAGATTTGAAAAAACAGGGGCATGACGAGCACACGATTGATTTAGTTGTTCCTTTAGGATATACTTTTAACTTAGAAGGAGCAGCAGTTTATTTCTCAGTAGCGACAATTTTTATTGCTCATGCCTACGGTATTCAATTTTCTTTATCAAGTCTCTTGTTTACTGTTTTATTGTTGACTTTGATTGGAAAAACTGCGGCAACCGTACCATCAGGAGCTATCGTGGTTCTACTAGCTGCAGCACCTCAGTTAGGCTTGCCAGTTGAAGGAGTAGCCTTGATCTTTGCAGTTGATTTCTTTGTCAATGCTGGCCGTACTATGATCAATGTTTTGGGTCAAATCTTAACAGTCAGCGTGATTGAAAAAACTGAAGGATATATTTTAGAAGAAGAAAAGGAAAGCCAACTTTCAGTCAGCTTTTCTTAA
- a CDS encoding alpha-L-glutamate ligase: MSEAKVYVIHENLEWTQHLVKWLEELEVPYELWDLSSGILDLQSPPPQGIFYNRMSASSHTRGHRYAPEFTEQVITWLEAHGRKVVNGTGAINLEISKIKQYLKLNESGIETPATVAVLGQENIIEAARKLNIYPLITKHNRAGKGLGVQLFQNEEELEAYVNSPLFEPSVDGITLLQAYIKPSDGRIRRSEFINQKFLYTVSIDSSDGFQLCPADGCQIGKRPEQLETSEKFQITEPLPDSRREAYENFLKNAQIEVAAIEWVQSESGDIYVYDVNTNTNYNPTAEKNANIFAHQHLAHYLKTELQALTSGQ; encoded by the coding sequence ATGAGTGAAGCAAAAGTTTATGTAATTCATGAGAATCTTGAATGGACCCAGCATTTGGTCAAATGGTTGGAAGAACTAGAAGTCCCTTATGAACTGTGGGATTTGTCTAGTGGAATTTTGGATCTGCAAAGTCCACCGCCACAGGGTATCTTTTACAATCGTATGTCTGCGTCTTCTCACACCAGAGGACATCGCTATGCGCCAGAATTTACAGAGCAGGTGATTACTTGGTTAGAAGCCCACGGACGCAAGGTTGTGAATGGAACAGGTGCTATCAACCTTGAAATCAGTAAAATCAAACAATATTTGAAGTTAAACGAGTCAGGCATTGAGACTCCTGCGACAGTTGCAGTTCTGGGCCAAGAAAATATCATTGAAGCAGCCAGAAAATTGAACATCTATCCATTGATTACCAAGCACAATCGAGCAGGTAAGGGGTTAGGCGTTCAACTCTTCCAAAATGAAGAAGAACTTGAAGCTTATGTCAATAGTCCTCTCTTTGAACCATCAGTGGACGGGATCACCTTGTTACAAGCCTATATCAAACCAAGTGATGGACGCATCCGTCGTTCAGAGTTTATCAACCAAAAGTTCCTTTATACTGTTTCAATCGATTCTTCAGATGGTTTCCAACTGTGCCCAGCAGATGGTTGCCAAATCGGCAAGAGACCAGAGCAACTGGAAACGTCTGAGAAATTCCAGATTACAGAACCTTTACCAGATTCTCGAAGAGAAGCTTATGAGAACTTCCTTAAGAATGCTCAGATTGAAGTTGCTGCTATTGAATGGGTTCAGTCAGAGAGTGGTGATATTTATGTTTATGATGTAAATACCAACACAAACTACAATCCTACCGCAGAAAAAAATGCCAATATTTTTGCTCACCAACATTTGGCTCACTATCTAAAAACAGAATTGCAAGCCCTAACGAGTGGACAATAA
- a CDS encoding YihY/virulence factor BrkB family protein, with the protein MIKLWRKITDKPLLKAFLHYYQVSDSELTSVAVAYYWLISIFPLLMIAVNILPYFQIPISDFLITLKEFLPDTIYDVVAKIAREVLTQPSAGLLSFAVISALWTFSKSMNFLQKSFNKAYGIAKNRGIISHQLMSLLVSLGLQILFAIALFLSMFGHMLLDLLKNYWKSESSLFAYLQDFTGPLIYALLFAILIMLYYFLPNVKVGRIRYVLPGSLFVLLTLISLLTIFSAYFNNYVNYLVDVRFFSSIIVVVMMFWFIIIAKILIIGAVINASVQSLKDPNFKAKQ; encoded by the coding sequence ATGATAAAGCTATGGAGAAAAATAACAGATAAACCTCTGTTAAAAGCTTTTTTGCATTACTATCAAGTCTCAGATAGTGAATTAACCAGTGTAGCTGTGGCTTATTATTGGTTGATTTCAATCTTTCCTTTACTTATGATAGCCGTCAATATCTTGCCTTATTTTCAAATTCCGATCTCTGATTTCTTGATCACACTAAAGGAATTTTTACCAGATACGATCTATGATGTAGTAGCAAAGATTGCTCGTGAAGTGCTGACACAACCATCTGCTGGACTCTTGAGTTTTGCGGTAATATCAGCTCTTTGGACCTTTTCAAAATCCATGAATTTCCTCCAAAAATCTTTTAATAAAGCTTATGGAATTGCAAAAAATAGAGGAATTATCTCACACCAACTGATGAGTCTCCTAGTTAGTTTGGGACTTCAAATTCTCTTTGCTATAGCCCTATTCCTAAGTATGTTTGGTCATATGTTATTGGATTTGTTAAAAAACTACTGGAAATCCGAAAGTTCTCTATTTGCATATTTACAGGATTTTACAGGACCGCTGATTTATGCCTTACTTTTTGCAATTTTGATCATGCTCTATTATTTCCTTCCAAATGTGAAAGTCGGTCGTATTCGTTATGTCCTTCCTGGAAGTCTGTTCGTACTTCTTACTCTCATATCTCTATTAACGATCTTTTCAGCTTATTTCAATAACTATGTCAACTATCTAGTCGACGTTCGATTTTTCAGTTCCATCATCGTTGTTGTCATGATGTTCTGGTTCATTATTATTGCCAAAATATTGATTATCGGTGCAGTGATCAATGCGAGTGTCCAAAGCCTAAAAGACCCAAACTTTAAAGCAAAGCAATAA